Below is a window of Yimella sp. cx-51 DNA.
CACCGGCACCCTCTCGGTGTTCGGCCATCAGATGCGCTTCGATCTACGCGAGGGCTTCCCGGTGCTCACCACCAAGAAGCTGCACCTGCGCTCGATCTTCGGTGAACTGTTGTGGTTCCTACGCGGTGACACCAATGTGGCGTGGCTGCACGAACGCGGCATCACGATCTGGGACGAGTGGGCTGACGAGAACGGCGACCTCGGCCCGGTCTACGGACACCAGTGGCGTTCATGGCCGAGCCCGTCCGGGGAGCAGATCGACCAGCTCGCCAAGGTGATCGAGGCGATCCGCGTCAACCCTGACTCCCGCCGGCACATCGTCTCGGCTTGGAATGTCGCCGAGGTCGACGACATGGCGCTGCCGCCGTGCCACACGATGTTCCAGTTCTACGTCGCTCCCCCGGACGCCGACGGTGTGCGACGCCTCTCCTGCCAGCTCTACCAACGCTCGGCCGACATCTTCCTGGGCGTGCCCTTCAACATCGCCTCCTACGCTCTGCTCACCCACATGGTGGCGCAGGTGACCGGCCTCGGAGTCGGCGATTTCGTGCACACGCTCGGCGACGCACATCTCTACTCCAACCACCTCGACCAGGCCCGCGAACAACTGACGCGCACGCCGAAGGAGCTACCCACGCTGCGCCTCAACCCCGCGCGCCGCGAGATCGATGCCTTCGAGCTCGAAGACATCACCCTCGAGGGATATGTCGCCGACCCGTCGATCAAGGCGCCGATCGCGGTATGACGATCAGCCTCATCGCAGCGCGCTCGCGCAACGGCGCCATCGGCCGCAACGGCGACATGCCCTGGCACCTGCC
It encodes the following:
- a CDS encoding thymidylate synthase; this translates as MQQYLDLLDRVMHDGARKDDRTGTGTLSVFGHQMRFDLREGFPVLTTKKLHLRSIFGELLWFLRGDTNVAWLHERGITIWDEWADENGDLGPVYGHQWRSWPSPSGEQIDQLAKVIEAIRVNPDSRRHIVSAWNVAEVDDMALPPCHTMFQFYVAPPDADGVRRLSCQLYQRSADIFLGVPFNIASYALLTHMVAQVTGLGVGDFVHTLGDAHLYSNHLDQAREQLTRTPKELPTLRLNPARREIDAFELEDITLEGYVADPSIKAPIAV